The Aythya fuligula isolate bAytFul2 chromosome 1, bAytFul2.pri, whole genome shotgun sequence nucleotide sequence CTGTTTAATCCCTACCTGGTGGAAACAACTCACCCCTCCTTGGCAGAAGCAAGGCTGTGCCCGATGATGCTGTTGACAGACTGTTGAGGACACCCCTAAAATCTGCAGCACAATGTTAGAGCTGCGCTAATGAAAGCTCCAGCAAACGGTTCCCAGCAGGAGGGTGACAAGCAAGAGGGTGACACGCGTCAGGATGAGCAAACAGCTTCGGCCAGCAGCTGTTTGCTGGAGCATCCCTCCTGCTTGGTTAGATGCGGATGTTGGTGCCTTAGTGCTGGTCATCAGCCCACACGCTCAGCTCAGACCCACTCCTTCCTGTCAGCTCCTTGCTTTTCTTAGCCAGAGAGGGAGGTGGCTGCAGAGCCCGAGCCAGGCGTCCCTTCTCCAGCAGGGCGGGGAGAGGGGGCATTGCCATTGGGGTGGAACAGCAAATTCCAAGGGTGCAAGGAGGTATCACTGCTTTCTGTGGTGGTGAGAACTGCCAACAGGCCCGTTTCTTTCATCCCACCAGGAAAAAACACACGTGCATTAGCACAAGGGATCCCAACAGTCTGCCCTGGCTGGAAAGTGGAAAAGGGAGCAGCAAGAAgctttgctgcttctcaggGCTATTAAAAGGAGAGCCCCAGCGCGTGCATCCAAAGCCAGCAACTCTTCCGCTCTTCCAGCCAGCAATAGATCGTGTTACTTTGTGTGTGCCTTGGGAGACGGAAAGCACAACACAAATCCTCTCAGGAAGAAGCCAGGAgggtaaacaaaacaaaagccatgtCCTTAAAGAAAGGGTCACCACTGCTATGCAGATCGGAGTGACACAAGCTTCCTATTCACTGGGGAATCTCGGCACTGAGCTCTCCTTGTACAAAACCCCAGCCTTACAACTATTTTACTGGCCTGAACGGTTCTGGTTCCCTTTGGAAggaggacaaaaataaaacttaactTTGGCACTTTACCCCCCTAATTGGAGTGGGCTTGAAAGTCCACGCTGCCAATGCCACTGAGGCAAAGGACAAGGCCATAGCGGCACGTGGGCTGCAAAGTGCTACCAAATACCTGTGGGACAGGGTGCACTACAGGGCCAGGCACTGCCTGGGGCACACGTCTGTCAGGGAATTGGTCAGAAGTCTCTTTGTGTGGTCAGGAAGCACGAGAGATGTCCCCTTTACCTCATACAGGATTGCTCCCTGGCTGAAAAGGGGTTTGCTGTTTCTGCACAGCCCCATTCCCAagtgcagcagctcctcagttATCTGGTGGGTATAAGAAGTGCAGGCGCCACTTGAGGAAAGTGAACAGCGCAAAGAGGGACATGGCCTTCACCTTAAACTGGGACATGTAATCAAGAGCATACACACCAAATACAGCAGGGATCTCTGGGGACAGCCCTAAttctgctccttcctgcagAGCACATTCAGCACATTCATTCACCTGGAAGGAGTCGTTTCTGTACAGCAACTGTACCATCAGGCAGCGGTCTGTTTTCCCCTCATACACATTACTTCGAAACATCTCCTCCTTCCTCGGTATGTTTACCTGCTGTCTCATGTCAGAATCCATAATCAGAGCAGAAACACTTTGAGGGAGATGAGGCGAGCCGTCAACCCAACAGAAACTCAGCTTACAAAAAGAATGACGAGATCAAAGATGACAGCGTCTTCTCACCCAGTCAGAGAgacagggcaggagctgagagGATCTTACAAAGCCCTACAGGAATGTTGCTCACAAAAGGCACTTAATACAAGCACGAGCATGTATACACAGCTGGATGGAATAGAAAGTGGAAtagaaagtggaagaaaaaacacaccagaGAGGAGGGAGCTGCTCAGCAACTGCCTGGACAGTCTCTTTTAGCCAAGGAGCCTGGCTTCTGCAGCAGTGCATGTTATTTGTATTACAAGTTCACCCTCCTGACATCTCCAAAACGCTGCATGTAGGTATGAGCCAGGGATTCCTTAGCCTTTGCAGGAACCAGCACACACGCTGAAGTCCAGCAGCAGGTTCCTCTTGACGCCAGAGTTTGCGCCTAACCAAAAGCCAAGTTCTCAAAGCTTTGTGATCTTCTTCCTGCCAAGCTGAGCCATGTGCAGCTTCCGACAGTGCAAAAAGGCAGCAGGCTCCTGCTCTCCGGGTTTGTGCATATGGCTTAGTGCTTTCCGCAACCTATTGCTGGCCGATGGCACGCGAAGAACCATTCTGCCTGGGAAAGCCTCCGATGTCTGTGACGGGGTGGGCAGCCCACACACCGACCACGAAGAAAAGGTGTGGAGGGGGTAGTTCTAGGGGAAGGGGCCGTTCCCCCACTAAAGAAAGTCAGTCAACGtcatctgcaggaaaaaaaggctgtcAGACGATGTCTTCGGCAGAGCGCAGCGGAGGGGGAGACCCCAGACTCAGGAAGTGGCCCCAGTTGCATAGAAAGCCCCTGTTGTACTGGCCAGTGTCTATCACTAAGCCGCCCAGGAGCCTGCGCCCGGTGTTGTCGCGCAGAGCCAGCCGAGCTTCCCTCTCGGTCACGTTGTAGCTGATGTTCAACAGCTGGATGAGGAGGATGTATCCCATGCCAGCTGTTACAATGGCACAGTACCACACGCAGGTGAAcgacagagcagagctggcagcggGGAAAGAGACGGGAAGGAAGCCATTTAGTTCTGGAGCAGCTGTTTCAGAGCGACTTTCCCCGGTAATCGCTATCCTTTCAAATCCCCGTCTACATCTGCCACAGCGATCTTGCCTTGCCGCTTGCATCAGATAATCCTTCAAGGCTTTCTCAAAATTAAAGCTTCCTGGCTTACTTACTGACAGCTTTTAGCGCTACCGGAGCTACTCCCGCACATTCCTGTCGCGTTACCTAGCTCTTCGCTCTCGCTGCTGTAAAAGCTTTACGTGAGGAAGCGATGGTGCTCGCACCTGACAGATGATGAAGTacagaggaaggcagagccACTCGTGCTAGCGTGCTCTGTGCACCGGCAGCACAGCCGGTCTCCGAACACGTGTCTGGTGCTTCTCGCCACCCTCCCAGCCAGACACGGCATATTAATGCTGTCTGTACCGAGCAGATAACTTGGAGCGACAAAGCCACTAGACAAACACCATCTCCTTCCTCAGCGAGGCAGCACGCTGATTCCAGACTGCCAGACTATCGCCTTTCACCGGGAACAACCATCTAAAGGGTGGGTCTGCGTAGGACGCAGTAAATAAAGGCTCCAAATCCCAGCTCCTCCAACAGTTTCCTAGACATAAACTGTGAGCTCTCTGAGTCTCAGGCTCCCCACCCTGGGGAAAGCCGAGATGCATCCTTGCTTTCCAGAGCTTTTGAAGGAGCGCTTTTTGATCAGGCTTGACAGCCAACAGCACTGGCCATGAGCACAGAACGAGGAAAAGCAAGGAGCCAAGCTGCCTGCTCAGGCTCGAgttcccagcccagccctctcCCATGCAGAGGTCTCACCTGTAGTCAGAATAGGCCCCAGGGCAGTAGAACAACGCTACGAACAGGGTTCGTCCCCTACAGACGGTGTCCAGGGTCAGCGTAATCCCGTACACAGAGGTGAGCATGAAGAAGGAGAGCGCAAGGATGAATGCTTGGTGGTTCTGCTCCCCTACACAGCTGTTAATCctccaaaaaggaaagaagaagttACTTGGcttgggaggagaaaggaaaaaaagaaaaaagaaaagagcttgcttctttttttctccctcccccaacCGTCAGAGAACCTCATCTCCAAGGTCTCGCTACAACACAGGCAGCTTCAAAGCAGCTTTACAGCTTTTTATAGAAAGCTTACAGGCACAAGTCAATAGACCAGTACAGTAGGAACGGTACGCTATTTGCCTCAGAAACTTATAGGAAGCGTAGTATCCTAAGCTAAGACATTTATACCTGCTGCTCCTTGATTACAGTACTGTGCGCAGGCAGCTTTGGGTTCCCTTGCTCCCAGGTGAGCACTTATGCAAGTTAACTGCGGGATCGCCAGTGCTCCTCAGacccagtggaaaaaaaagacaaaaaagactTGGAGAACCAGGAGCAATTCTGAAATACGCTGTAGAAATTAGCAGCGGTCGTCCCACTTATACAGCAAATTCACTTTTTGAAAGAGCATCGCTGAACATTCGGAATAGGCTAGGGAAATAAGATGttaacttaaaagaaaaaggagaggaacaaaagaaatacatagCCTCAGCTGTGCAAAACCTACCAGACACAGTGATGATCCAGTCTCCTCACACACCTGCCACAAAGCCGGCAGTGCCCCGCTCGGGCTGGCCTGACCAGCTGGCATTTCGCACACCAGTCCTTTCTCACACCTTCTGGCCCCTCGGCTGAGGCTCTGCAGTAGCTTTTGGCCTCCCCATTCACAGCACGGCcgctggcagctcctgccatggCGACTCCGTGGAGCCCGTTGGAGCTCCCTCGAAGGTTCTTGTTGGGAAAATCCTGATGTGATGACTTGGCATCGCCTGCTGGGATGGGAAGGTAGCCGGGGTCTTTCTTGGCTCGTGACAAGGCTGCGAGCATGAGAACCAACCCAGAGGTGAGGAGCACCACTTGGGAATGCCTCACCTGGCCTCGGGGAACCACCTCCTGGAGAAAGACATAGTACATGTAGCCCAAGGAGAAGAGTCCCAGGCTCAAGAAGAAGAGAGTCCGCTCCTTCCTCCTGTGGGTGAGGTAGTAATACCACAGCACCACCACGGGAAGAGAAGTCAAGACGACCAGTCCCAGCAGGAAGTGCAGAGCCGCGACGTGGAGGAAGACGGGCAGCAGCACGAGCGGCGGCACGAGGCTGACGTTGATCTTCACGGCCCCCGCGAACCAAGGGACGCGGCAGCGGTCCGCAACGTCGTCGGCGATCCTCTCCAGAGCCCCCGGGGGCAGGGACCTGCAGGTCAGCCACCTGTCGGGAGGGAAAACACAGCGAAGGGAATAAATACA carries:
- the ZDHHC23 gene encoding palmitoyltransferase ZDHHC23; protein product: MEEPLCCCEYVDRRGRRNHLAACCCDCRELDEGCDRWLTCRSLPPGALERIADDVADRCRVPWFAGAVKINVSLVPPLVLLPVFLHVAALHFLLGLVVLTSLPVVVLWYYYLTHRRKERTLFFLSLGLFSLGYMYYVFLQEVVPRGQVRHSQVVLLTSGLVLMLAALSRAKKDPGYLPIPAGDAKSSHQDFPNKNLRGSSNGLHGVAMAGAASGRAVNGEAKSYCRASAEGPEGVRKDWCAKCQLVRPARAGHCRLCGRCVRRLDHHCVWINSCVGEQNHQAFILALSFFMLTSVYGITLTLDTVCRGRTLFVALFYCPGAYSDYSSALSFTCVWYCAIVTAGMGYILLIQLLNISYNVTEREARLALRDNTGRRLLGGLVIDTGQYNRGFLCNWGHFLSLGSPPPLRSAEDIV